ttatattactaattacCTGGACAAGAAGAAGATAACATAGGCAATTGATTTTTTgcactatttttattttctctgtaACGTTGTATAAATTCTTTAGCAGATTCTAAGAGAGCAAAGTCATCAGCCACAGTCATATCTAAAACTATATCTGCTcctaattgataaaaatatcctgCAAGTTTATTTAGTGTTTGTTCTGAATGAAGATTATAATGTTCTGCTATGGATAATACTGCTTGCACCGAAAGACTAACTACAATAAATGTTGAGCTTATACCATCTTtactctataaaataatattatattagataatattataatattatataataatattatataatattatattagaaatacagatttttgatatttaattatactctatgttattttaataatcattaccTGATATTGAGAGGTTTTTTCTCTAAATACTCGCATTAATTCTTCTTGACTTTGCTGTGtaactaatatattttctgcAGATGTTATACAACCACTACAAGCTAAACAATCAGCAAGTGTAATTTCAactttctctaattttttaaattctccaatctaataaacatataaaaaataaactataaaataaattataatcttaaaaattttttaaatttgtaattttgattaaatttatttaaatatatataatttaatttaatttattttaatttacttcatTTAATGCTAAAGGTGTTCCatctttctcaatttttatttttgccccAGTTTTACTCTTTAATGCTTGAATTTCTATAGGTTTTATACATTCctacaaagaaaatttcataaaaattattgttaattattaagattaaaaattaaaatgataaaataccTGAGAAGGAATAATGAAATCAtccaaatttgtaatttgtaatgcTCCACTAAATCGCGATGTcattttatctgaaaaaagtatttactcttaatattattataaataattaaataatataatttctataattaaatagtacttcaattcaatatattctttaaaataaaatacaattgttttagataaattaaaattgcatataaatactcttatataataaataagtaaatttaaaaaatttctgatattaataatttatataattaatttatataatttattacttattatattatttacgttattatattatacaatgaatatacaatatgataaataCTAATTCTATttgtgttttaaatattaaatccttttagtttaataatcaatccatctaattttaaatataacctTGTTTTCAATGATcacagaaatttataaatttaaatcatttaatattaaaataagagtgatttcaattaaatgtATCGatctattgaatttttgaaaaaagcactaatttatttaaaatatatacataaaaaataaagttttatattttggtaaaatattattatagtaactttaaatgttatataaaaataataatataaaatataaaaataatgttacacaaaaataattatacacatatttgtatattatattaatatattataagctaaatttgagtaaaatttttaaaataaattctaaaaaaataattaaaaatagaaaataaatattaaatgtatataaaaatattataatttcatcaaaataattatatactattacaaataattacgtatctaatttttacatgaatttttattcaaaagtcttatttaaacattcataaatttaataaattaaaatttataaaatttaaaaaagaaaattctaaaaaaaatattttattttgcactAATTTAAGTACgtctgaatatatatttaaacctATCCTAAAAAAATcctaaatttatcaaatttaatatatggaCTCTATGTACTTAACCATGATTTTTCCACCATATAACAGACGCAAGTTATCTATATTGGTTTAAGGGGTAAATATGCGCCTGTAAGATGGCAATATCCTCAGTGtcttttaaagaagaataatatttgatacgatatttattttgaaatgactgaagtaaaaaaagatgatgtcattaaaatattacatacatatcCTCTTTGTAgagtaagtaaaatataatttatatatatatatatataatatattaaatatattggaaaaaaataagtttggttttaattaatatttaatcaatagaaaaagtcattatatgaaaaatgatatttatataatttaattttattaaatttacttcaaataatcattttcaatattataatttcttatcattatgatcattttaaagttttctttatatattgtcgtttaaatatgaatttaaacaatttgatttataaaaaaaaaatttaaaaggataatatataattaaattataataggacaacataatataattaaaattttatttatattatattatttgaataaaatttatcatatattaatagtaataataataaagtttttaaaattatatattatttattttatgatgatattatatatttaatacatatgttTTTAGAAATGTGATATGTCAGATGAAATGAAACAAGAAGCTATGGAATTATGCGTCACTGCGGCGGAAAAATATGCGGACAATTATGAAAGCGTTTCACGAATGATCAAGGAAacaatggataaaaaattcgGTGCGTCATGGCATACAGTTGTTGGTGAAGGCTACGGATTTGAAATAACTTATCAACTTAAAcatctattatatatgtattgtgcTGGAAATTTAGCAATATGCATATGGAAATCAGCATAGTGGtacttacaaaaattaaattattattataaattattataatttttttaaaaattaatttcataatttttattttttttaacgttgatgttaaatatatattattgatatacaaattgattttaaattgatttaaaatcgcAATTATTGATTGCGAAACGCatatttacgaataatataatttataaattattatatacatattacagattataatttaagaaagttgttttattacaatacataaaataaaaaactaataaaaaataatttataattgttatataaatagaaaaatataattattgcaattttaatttcaataattttaatatattataataaatatataattttaatatatttttaatatttatttctttttcttattttattaatacttaatactcacttattaattattaaaatttaattaatatttaatatttctcatattacttaaatattatatttaattaaattaaaaatataatataagttctAATTCTTAtactattcaaattaaaaaattaaaaagatatacaaaatataaaatattaaacattgtattaaaaatatcatattatcaatatattatattattaatatatgtttaatatattatgcaaattgcaaaatgcaatttgtttttttttatgtaataatatttatttgtataaaagtattttattccattgttatattatacatattatatatatatatattatgtatacttgatatataataaatactaaatatctattgaaaatatcatacaactttataatataataaattcataatataattattttttaaacatttatttttatatttaattataatattgtattatgctTTTTGTATgaggatattaattttcattgtaagaaatttattgtttatttataatcatttattttttacagcaTTTCTACTAcaggttttattttttctttttgatttgaaaaatatgaaatgctggtccaaaaaatatgatataatttttttgttacaattgtaaaatttacgtGATGAATTACAACTgagtatcatattttttatattaatttgtaagaatgtaatttacaataatttttttatagattgttATTCTATTTAGAATAgctactatattatatattataacaaacaattaatagtatatttttaaaaatatagttttattcattggaaaatgaaatgcacattaaataatatataatgtaataattttaaaatgaattaaaaataaatattatatatgtacataatatgAAAGTGATTTTAAGTtacataaacaaaatttattatattatttactgatagtagtaatagtattagatatattaaaagcaGCAATAGTAATTGTaacagataataataataataatagtagtaatagcagtagtagtagtagtagtagtagtagtagtagtagtagtagtagtagtagtagtagtagtagtagtagtagtagtagtagtggtagtagtagtggtagtagtagtagtagtggtagtggtggtagtagtagtagtggtagtggtagtagtggtggtggtagtggtggtggtggtagtggtggtagtggtggtagtggtggtggtagtggtagtggtagtagtagtagtagtagtagtagtagtggtagtaTTGGTAgtggtggtagtggtggtagtagtagtagtagtagtagtagtagtagtggtagtggtagtagtagtagtggtagtggtagtagtagtagtggtagtggtggtagtggtagtggtagtagtagtagtagtagtagtagtagtggtagtagtagtagtagtggtagtagtggtagtagtggtagtagtagtggtagtagtagtggtagtagtagtagtggtagtggtagtagtggtggtagtggtagtggtagtagtagtagtggtagtagtagtggtagtggtagtggtagtggtagtggtagtggtagtggtagtagtagtagtagtagtagtagtagtagtagtagtggtagtagtagtagtggtagtagtggtagtggtagtggtagtagtagtagtggtagtggtagtggtagtagtagtagtagtagtagtagtggtagtggtagtagtagtagtagatggtagtagtagtagtagtagtagtggtagtagtagtagtggtagtagtagtggtagtggtagtggtagtagtagtagtagtagtagtagtagtggtggtagtggtagtggtggtagtggtagtagtagtggtagtagtagtggtggtagtagtagtagtagtggtagtagtagtggtagtagtagtagtagtggtagtagtggtagtagtagtagtagtggtagtagtggtagtagtagtagtagtagtggtagtggtagtggtggtagtagtggtagtagtggtagtagtagtagtggtagtggtagtggtggtagtggtggtggtggtggtagtagtagtggtagtggtggtagtggtagtagtagtagtagtagtagtagtagtagtagtggtagtagtagtagtagtagtagtagtggtagtagtggtagtggtagtagtggtagtagtagtggtagtagtagtagtagtagtagtagtagtagtggtagtggtagtagtagtagtagtagtagtagtagtagtggtagtagtagtagtagtagtagtagtagtagtagtagtagtagtagtagtagtagtagtagtagtagtagtagtagtagtagtggtggtagtggtagtagtagtagtagtagtagtagtggtagtagtagtagtagtagtagtagtagtagtggtggtagtggtagtggtagtggtagtggtggtagtggtagtagtagtagtagtagtggtagtggtggtagtagtggtagtggtagtggtagtagtggtagtggtagtggtagtggtagtggtagtggtagtggtagtagtagtagtagcagtagtaatagtagtagtagtagtagtagtagtaataatagtagtagtagtagtagtagtagtagtagtagtagtagtagtagtagtagtagtagtagtagtagtagtagtagtagtagtagtagtagtggtggtagtagtagtagtagtagtagtagtagtagtagtagtagtagtagtagtagtaatagtagtagtagtagtagtagtaataataacaatctctatatttttttaactatttactaccactattaataatacatatgctttccattttccatttctgcaaaataaattctctAGTATTTACAATTCTTGCAGAGATTTCTATACGTGCTGCTAGATCATATGTTCCAGGAGTTGAAAATACAGCTTGTAATTTTACAGTATTGTTCATCATTGGTTCTACATGAGAACAAATTGCTGAATGGCAAGCATATCTATAATATGTCGAAGCTTGTGGAGAATATAattgtgattttatatttggaaGATGACtttcactaaaaaaatataagataaattataatatatatataaatttttttaaattattcttaataaatactttaccTGCTAGTACCTGttgtattgattttaatatcaatttttgattctaAATGATTctgtatatacattattactgGAAGGAAACATaatcgattttgatgaaaattatgCTTGATTTCTCTATcatgatttaaagaaaaagaaattatatttttcaaaaattctgattCTGATGTttgttctttattaattacagccaaagaatcaaatatatttctatcagGTCCAAAAATCTTCAAACGACCAGCATCTTCATTTGATTCAACTTGAACTTCTTTTGGATGTTtgtaagttttatttaaatattgtatatcaaGATGATGTTGACCAATTACTTGTTTTgtaataattccatttttaattatctttgcccgccatttaagaattaaagtaGAATTTAATGTCATAGTAGCAAATAAAGACTTTTGTTCTATACTTTGTGATAATCGTTGACATTGTTGTATTTcagttatattttcattgatatcTAATGATGGAATATCCTTTCTTTGTATAAAATCTATGTATGGATAACTTATATCTGAttcaatataatcattttcttgAGTTAAAGATATATCAGAAAACTTAgattcattttgatttttttttcttaattttagcATCAAATGAAATACTTCTTGAgtctgtattttaatatttgttgataAAATGGATAAATCAAATACAGACCAAGTATCACTTTGAAACAATACTTtgtataacaaaatttcattcgtaattaaatcatgaatttgatttgcatttttaatgcatattattaagtttaatgtaggcgaaatatctttaaataaagtaCTTCTTGAAGCAATTGAGCTAATTTGTATAGAATCCAAAACTGTAAAATGCCAAGTATGTCTGCAAAGTCGATATTTCATCATGCTTtttgaatcaatattttcatagtaAAAGAgtaaatctaaataatgaaTTCCTTTTTCATGAGGTGCTCGAATCCAAAATGGTATTGTATGTGTTTctccaatatttaatatattattattagaagataatggaatttttaatacaagtctgttatttttttttatcgtatgtTCTGAAATCATAAGTAAAATACTAATATtggtattcaattattttaattattgaatgaaatatataaattatatttactttcttgtatatttatgtactcatctcctaatgaaaaaagtttaGCATCTGTAGAtgccaaaaaaatatttgttaatgaaGAATTGCccacatttttcaatataatatctattttttgaatttcaccACATAACATTTCTGAAGATAATTTACtaaagaaaatctaaaaataaatttttatcaactatattgtatcaatataatgtataattttaaatactttatatataattgtatttgaatatttaatacctGCATAAAGGGagctttttcaataatattcatttctaatctataatctacaccatatatatttgtaccaggtttttctttaatattttttaatctaggtcctttaatttcaaataatctttttccAGTAATAGCTATTGTTGGATTAACAATTGGTGGATCTATTATATGAGTTGGATTAGATAAATCATAGCTTAAACCTAATACTTTTAATTCGCCTATTTTTTTTGGTATAAGACATAGTATAATGCTTTGCTTGGTAATaggttgtaaaataattttttcgattgcTTGTGTTTCcactaattgtaatttttctgatgatttcatttcattcgtaATTTGTCCATTGGAGGATGTAAATGACCATAACAAAGTTAAATTGGACAATGGTAGCGGTATGTGTAAtggattatataattcaataaaaaaatgcacTGGTTCATTTAAAACTGCATTTGGTTTTACGCTATTATTACttgttttagaatataatgcaACTGTGGGTTTGAATATCATAGGAGGAAATCCCTGAGCTTCTGTTATTAacatttcttccatttttgaCCATCTTACATCATCACAGTCTTCAGTATTAAATGAAACATGACTTgctggaatattattttcatatgattTAGCTATAGGACCAAAAAGTACTTTAATATCATTACTATCTATTAATGGCAAAGGCAAGATAGGAAGCTCATGACGATTTGATAAACCTTCCTGCAACAGTaactataatatgtaattaatatgacaatcaatatatatatattatgaaattaataatatgtataatataaataaataatataaataatataaataatataataatataaataaataataatatatataaacttatacatACATTATGGATATGTAAAAATTCACGTAAAAATGCAGCTTGTTGTATACCTGGTTGTTTACTATAAGCATTgagtaatttttgaaatgctTTTACTGCTTCACTAACTTGTTTCAATGATGCAGCTTGTCTACCAATTGTAAAATGTATATGATCTTCAGCTAATGACCAACCtctttcattatatatctaagaaaaaatatataaatgtaaaataaacaatttatttaacataataaaagaatattggaAATCAACTAAATATACTTGGTATGCTTGTTGATAACATCGTAAAGAATGTTTTCTTTGACCTGCTTTTGAAAATCGATGACCAGCAAGAACAGCATGAAATGCATACTTGCGCACCATTTTTGGTCCAATAAAACAATAAGCAGCTTGTTCTAATAAGAGTGCAGAACGCAAATCTGAATCTTCACTAGTCATACGAATTAATTGTTTAGCAGCCTCTCCATATAAATTTCTACCTTTTAAACATTCTGCACTGAGTAACGTTGCTCTTGTTGCAAATTGAGGCATTTTGCAACTAGTTGAATAAGTTAATATTGCATCATCCATATATTCAATAGTCTTTCTATTAGTTTCACCTTGCATGAATGCACTTAAAGCAGCCATTTCAAGAGCACCTGCATAATAAAGCCAAGCTTGATCTGCTGCAAAATCTCTTTTTGCACTATGATATGTTTGGTAAGCAAGTGAATAGTGACCAAACATAAAACATAAGTCACCTAAGCGACGCAATTGTAGTTCTGGAGATTCTGTTGTATAACTGAAATCCAAACAAGCCagaactttatatatttatataatactacatattttatttttatttaatacttattttttattatataatataaaatagtatacataatataatataaaatagtataaaaatagtataatataatataataataaacatacattACAGCATTTGAAGGAGTAGGTCCTGGTATTCCGGGTTTATTTGTTCCAAACCATCGTCTTGTAGCACTAAAAAGTGATCTACTAACaccttttttatttgaaattacatcATTTAACAAACTAATTTGTTTTTCCACATAAggtaataaactttttaagcAAAATTCTGTTATTAATGTTCGTAATCTTTCAAGATCTTGTGTGGATAATCTAACACCATGTTGTATTGCTAAATAATTAGGAGAATCTGCCcaaacatttacatttattggGGCatcattaatttgttttccATATAGAACAGAACTTCGTGATTTATCAGCTGTTGGACTTAAAGGATGAATTGTAACAGGAATAGCTTCTTGTCCAATTTctaaatgtatatttcttgATTCAGATATTTCAGAAGTAAAgctaataatatcatttaaatttggaGAAATTAATACAGAATTTTGTGAAGCAATTGGTGTTCCAGCCTGGCTTGTcctaaaatatcatattcataattatttcataaattttttaaaaatataatagaaacatACTTATCAGTATCCATTGTAACTTCATTTGGCATAGAAGAAACACCACTAGTATCTGCAGGTGTACGAGGAGAACTATTTTGTTCACTACCTCCTGATATTTCTGAATGTTTCACTAAAAATTGACTCCAAGGATCTGGTAAATGAGTATTATCATCAATTTGCCCTGGTGGTCGTGAATTCATTTGCaataagaaacaattattagcaccataaatatttttcatttccgcaaaaattttttcagctctataaaaattatatagaaataattcattcttatgaacaatattttataaaaaaaaattataaaaatgaaaataaatacttgttTTTATCATCTTGTAaagtatcatatattaaaatataatatcttaatgtattattattaaaccatTTTGGCAATTTTCCAGGTATATTTTGATGTAATTGTGTAcccatattttgtattttttctaaagGATTGTCTTCTGTTGTGGAAACTACTATCATACAAGCAAgaaaatgttttgtaaattCATGGTCTGATGGAAATTGgacatttaaaaacatttctcGCCATGCTTCAAACCATGGAACTGATATTGGTACATCAAGCTCTGTTGTTCcaatttgaataatagttGTATGCTCGCACATAGCTGAACTAACTGCttcatttaacatttttctagCAATACTTGGTTCTGGAGGTTGTGCATTAACATCTTGTATAAAAAGTCGAaggtttctaatatttataatatttccttgCGGATCTTTAAAATGACCTATAAAACAAaaggaatttataaatatttcaaaataatatgcataatattcataatatgcatataatataaagtaaatctaaaaataataaaaaatttatttaataattttttcaaaatttatttttacattatataaaaataattgtatataaatacaatttataatattttaacaaaaatttgtatttaaaataaaaaagcaatcctttatctttatcattatataaaacttttaatttaatttattataattgatgatacataatttttatctattttaatattttgaatgaacTACTTACCTTcagtatttaatttacaaaacgGTTGTAAAAGTTCaacgaatgataaattatttttctgacATACAGTATCAGCTGCTATCGAACATATTGCAGCAATTTGCGGTGAAAAAgcattacatataaattcacGAGGGGTTAACTTACATTGAGCCATGATAATTGCtagaaaatctataaataattaaaattatgtttagcTAATTATACGATAACAATCATTTTGAGCGTTAAATTGTTATCATTCatcatcttattaaaaattgacacAATCAAACTTTCTATATATCTCAAAGTAATAGTAAACATTTTAAACAGCTGTTCTATGAATATTTACCCGTGAAAggtaaaaatatgaagatgACATATATCTATCTTAATATTAGCCTTCAGACggaaatactatatataattttttcaaatttaatactaTAGATGGCAGATCtttggataaattatattcaaaagaataaaaatatttattcatttcattgaatatttttaatatatatgatagttatttaaatttattaaaaaaatatatattttatatattgaatttcttattttatgtaattaaatttattttgtaaatagataaaggttaatatttaaaatttattaaattatatatataatttataatattaatatattatttattaacttacatatataacaatcatattatatgtatattatattaattatcctaataaataattaaatatattatataatatattgtaattataatttatattataatttatattatttaatataaattaaataaaaattgtaattacg
This DNA window, taken from Apis cerana isolate GH-2021 linkage group LG5, AcerK_1.0, whole genome shotgun sequence, encodes the following:
- the LOC108001360 gene encoding trafficking protein particle complex subunit 8 isoform X3 yields the protein MAQCKLTPREFICNAFSPQIAAICSIAADTVCQKNNLSFVELLQPFCKLNTEGHFKDPQGNIINIRNLRLFIQDVNAQPPEPSIARKMLNEAVSSAMCEHTTIIQIGTTELDVPISVPWFEAWREMFLNVQFPSDHEFTKHFLACMIVVSTTEDNPLEKIQNMGTQLHQNIPGKLPKWFNNNTLRYYILIYDTLQDDKNKAEKIFAEMKNIYGANNCFLLQMNSRPPGQIDDNTHLPDPWSQFLVKHSEISGGSEQNSSPRTPADTSGVSSMPNEVTMDTDKTSQAGTPIASQNSVLISPNLNDIISFTSEISESRNIHLEIGQEAIPVTIHPLSPTADKSRSSVLYGKQINDAPINVNVWADSPNYLAIQHGVRLSTQDLERLRTLITEFCLKSLLPYVEKQISLLNDVISNKKGVSRSLFSATRRWFGTNKPGIPGPTPSNAVIYTTESPELQLRRLGDLCFMFGHYSLAYQTYHSAKRDFAADQAWLYYAGALEMAALSAFMQGETNRKTIEYMDDAILTYSTSCKMPQFATRATLLSAECLKEQAAYCFIGPKMVRKYAFHAVLAGHRFSKAGQRKHSLRCYQQAYQIYNERGWSLAEDHIHFTIGRQAASLKQVSEAVKAFQKLLNAYSKQPGIQQAAFLREFLHIHNLLLQEGLSNRHELPILPLPLIDSNDIKVLFGPIAKSYENNIPASHVSFNTEDCDDVRWSKMEEMLITEAQGFPPMIFKPTVALYSKTSNNSVKPNAVLNEPVHFFIELYNPLHIPLPLSNLTLLWSFTSSNGQITNEMKSSEKLQLVETQAIEKIILQPITKQSIILCLIPKKIGELKVLGLSYDLSNPTHIIDPPIVNPTIAITGKRLFEIKGPRLKNIKEKPGTNIYGVDYRLEMNIIEKAPFMQIFFSKLSSEMLCGEIQKIDIILKNVGNSSLTNIFLASTDAKLFSLGDEYINIQEKHTIKKNNRLVLKIPLSSNNNILNIGETHTIPFWIRAPHEKGIHYLDLLFYYENIDSKSMMKYRLCRHTWHFTVLDSIQISSIASRSTLFKDISPTLNLIICIKNANQIHDLITNEILLYKVLFQSDTWSVFDLSILSTNIKIQTQEVFHLMLKLRKKNQNESKFSDISLTQENDYIESDISYPYIDFIQRKDIPSLDINENITEIQQCQRLSQSIEQKSLFATMTLNSTLILKWRAKIIKNGIITKQVIGQHHLDIQYLNKTYKHPKEVQVESNEDAGRLKIFGPDRNIFDSLAVINKEQTSESEFLKNIISFSLNHDREIKHNFHQNRLCFLPVIMYIQNHLESKIDIKINTTGTSSESHLPNIKSQLYSPQASTYYRYACHSAICSHVEPMMNNTVKLQAVFSTPGTYDLAARIEISARIVNTREFILQKWKMESICIINSGSK
- the LOC108001360 gene encoding trafficking protein particle complex subunit 8 isoform X2, with product MAQCKLTPREFICNAFSPQIAAICSIAADTVCQKNNLSFVELLQPFCKLNTEGHFKDPQGNIINIRNLRLFIQDVNAQPPEPSIARKMLNEAVSSAMCEHTTIIQIGTTELDVPISVPWFEAWREMFLNVQFPSDHEFTKHFLACMIVVSTTEDNPLEKIQNMGTQLHQNIPGKLPKWFNNNTLRYYILIYDTLQDDKNKAEKIFAEMKNIYGANNCFLLQMNSRPPGQIDDNTHLPDPWSQFLVKHSEISGGSEQNSSPRTPADTSGVSSMPNEVTMDTDKTSQAGTPIASQNSVLISPNLNDIISFTSEISESRNIHLEIGQEAIPVTIHPLSPTADKSRSSVLYGKQINDAPINVNVWADSPNYLAIQHGVRLSTQDLERLRTLITEFCLKSLLPYVEKQISLLNDVISNKKGVSRSLFSATRRWFGTNKPGIPGPTPSNAVIYTTESPELQLRRLGDLCFMFGHYSLAYQTYHSAKRDFAADQAWLYYAGALEMAALSAFMQGETNRKTIEYMDDAILTYSTSCKMPQFATRATLLSAECLKGRNLYGEAAKQLIRMTSEDSDLRSALLLEQAAYCFIGPKMVRKYAFHAVLAGHRFSKAGQRKHSLRCYQQAYQIYNERGWSLAEDHIHFTIGRQAASLKQVSEAVKAFQKLLNAYSKQPGIQQAAFLREFLHIHNEGLSNRHELPILPLPLIDSNDIKVLFGPIAKSYENNIPASHVSFNTEDCDDVRWSKMEEMLITEAQGFPPMIFKPTVALYSKTSNNSVKPNAVLNEPVHFFIELYNPLHIPLPLSNLTLLWSFTSSNGQITNEMKSSEKLQLVETQAIEKIILQPITKQSIILCLIPKKIGELKVLGLSYDLSNPTHIIDPPIVNPTIAITGKRLFEIKGPRLKNIKEKPGTNIYGVDYRLEMNIIEKAPFMQIFFSKLSSEMLCGEIQKIDIILKNVGNSSLTNIFLASTDAKLFSLGDEYINIQEKHTIKKNNRLVLKIPLSSNNNILNIGETHTIPFWIRAPHEKGIHYLDLLFYYENIDSKSMMKYRLCRHTWHFTVLDSIQISSIASRSTLFKDISPTLNLIICIKNANQIHDLITNEILLYKVLFQSDTWSVFDLSILSTNIKIQTQEVFHLMLKLRKKNQNESKFSDISLTQENDYIESDISYPYIDFIQRKDIPSLDINENITEIQQCQRLSQSIEQKSLFATMTLNSTLILKWRAKIIKNGIITKQVIGQHHLDIQYLNKTYKHPKEVQVESNEDAGRLKIFGPDRNIFDSLAVINKEQTSESEFLKNIISFSLNHDREIKHNFHQNRLCFLPVIMYIQNHLESKIDIKINTTGTSSESHLPNIKSQLYSPQASTYYRYACHSAICSHVEPMMNNTVKLQAVFSTPGTYDLAARIEISARIVNTREFILQKWKMESICIINSGSK